From the Vibrio natriegens NBRC 15636 = ATCC 14048 = DSM 759 genome, the window TGGCACACACCAAATACAGAACAACAACATATTCGCAATTATAAGTAACGATAATGAAATCATTGATTGAGGAATTAACATTTTAACAATCATTACAACAATGTTAACTTTAGCGCAGTTGGTCGCACTGGTGGTAAGCCTCTCACCAAGCTATTGTCAGTTTGATAAGGATGTTCGACCATCTCCATAATGAATAGACACCGAATTTGGTGCCCTTTTTCGCCCGCAAAGACGGTTCTTTGCGGGCTTTTTTCTGTCTGCGATTTATCAATAGACATAAAAAAGCCAGCTTTTATAAGCTGGCAAGAGAGCAACAAGATCAGCGCCTACTGCTATCTAGCGCTGAACGTGTATTAGGAGTCATTCTTTATTTTGACAAGGGCCATTCAGAAACTATGACTTACTCGCTTCTGATTTTTGGCACGCAACCTTTACCAATTGTGCTTGCTCTTCTTTAATACGTTTAACGATTCGTGCATCTCGAGCATCAATATCGTCCATATTCATTTGCTGAACCTCTGCTATCGCTTCGTGCTTCATTGCAGAGAAGTCTTGACGCAAATCAGAGCTCCACTCCTCCTTGTCTAAAGTGTTAGCAGCAGCGATTGGTGATGACATTACAGCAATAAGACCAAGAGTAGAAAAAAATACGCTTTTCATAGCGAGCTCCTTGAGGATTAGCAGTTTATTTTAGGTACGCTCTATACATTGCACGTACGATGCCAACTTTTTAACCCTTAAATTTCAGCAACTTATTTTAAATCACATTTCATCACCGAAACCATCATGGTAAATTTCGCACACTGAGTGTTAAATTAACCATGACTATATTTTCTTTTTATTCTATTCATTAAAGCTATAGCACAAATGGCGGTATCTCGTACTTTCATCACGATTGCATTTGAGACAAATAAAAAGAGCAGCCCGAAAGCTGCCCTTGAGTTACGAAGAGATAAGTACTTTAGTTAGAAGCTTTAACGTGAGCTTCTGACGTATCATCCTGCTTTTTGAAACGAGCGAACAGACGCGAGAAAAAACGCTTAATCGCTCTGAATATATTCTTGATATCTTCAAGCATCAGATACAAACAAGGCACCAATACTAACGTCAATATCGTCGCATAAAGGACTGCGAAGCCTAACGCGACCGCCATAGGAATGACGAAGCGCGCCTGTAAACTGGTCTCGAACATAATCGGCAGAACACCAGCAAACGTCGTGATTGAAGTTAGAGTAATCGCGCGAAAACGTGCACACCCAGCCTCAACAACCGCTTGTTTAATATTCATCCCTTTTTCTCGAACTTGGTTTACGTAGTCCGTCATGACGAGAGAGTCATTGATGACCACACCTGCTGCGGCAATAAGACCAAAGGTGGACATCATACTGATGTCTAACCCAAGCCAGAAATGCCCCCAAATCGCGCCCGTCAAACTGAAAGGGATCACCGACATCACAATCAGCGGCTGCGTGTAACTCTTCAGTGGCACCGCAAGTAGGATGTAAACGATGATCATCCCGGCAATAAAGAAGAGAATCTGCTCGTTACGCTGTGCAGCTTGCTCCTCGATGTCTCCACCTAGCTCAGTTTTAACGCTTGGGTACTGGTTTTTCATATCGGGCATGATGCTTTCATCGATGATTTTCACCACTTCTTCTGGCTCAACCAACTCTTCATCAATGGAGCCATAGACGTAAACCGTCTGATAACCACCCTCACGACGAATAGTACTCACGCCCGGTTGCTCATTGATCTGCACCACATCCCCCAGCATGACCTTTTTGCCTGCAGGCGTTGTGATCACGGCATAGCGTAGCGATGAGAAAGCTTCACGCGTTAATTGCGGATAACGAACCATCACTTTGATTTCTTCGCCGTCACGGATTAATCGCTGTGCTTCACCACCATAGAAACTGCCACCCACTTGCTGAGCAATCATGGTGAGATCCAAACCGAGATCGTAGGCAACAGGTGCTAGCGAAAGCAGCACTTCTTTACTGCCTGAATCAATCGAAGAAGAAATATCGTATAGACCTTCTTGCTGCTGCAAGCGGTCAATTAAGTAACGCCCCGCTTCATTTAGCTCATTGATATTCGAGCCAAACAACAGATACCCGAATTCGTCTCGATCACCACCTCCTGCGCTCTGTTCACGAATCTTGATACTCTTCATTCCCGGAATGGTTGGCATCGCTTCACGCCAACGACGCGCAAGTTCGAACGTATTGAAAGGACGCAAATCCTCGTCAACAAGCGGAACCAAAACTCGGCCTTCGGTACGGCTTCTGTTATAAGAAAGTACATCTCGAATCATTCCCTGACCGTGCTCTTCAATGGTCTGAGTTTCGACCTCCTGCATAACACGCTCAATGGTTTTAAGTGCATCAATGGTTTGCTCACTTGATACGGTATCATTCATTTCAATCGTGATCGCCGGATAATCGGTCGGTACTTTAGGGTTAGGAATGACGCGTACGTAATTTGAGTTTACTAGCGCTGCACTGATTGCCAGTAAGCCACAAAATATGGCGAAAACACTCCAACGCCAGTGAGTACAAAGGGTGACAAAACGGCGATAAGTGCCATTAACAAAACCGAAGAAGCGCGTATTAAAGCGATCTCGCCATCCGCCAACCTTTATAGGTTTGAAATTGGTGTGCGCAAGGTGGGCAGGTAAGATCAACTTAGATTCAATCAGGCTGAAGACTAAACATAAGATAACCACACCCGCGATGCCGTAGAAAAATGCACTATCGATTCCGCTAGAAAGCAAGAAAGGAGCAAATACAGCGATGGTCGTCAGAACGCCAAATGTCGCTGGCGTCGCAACGCGTTTAACACCACGGACTACGTTTTCGACACCTCCGCCCTTTTCCTCAATTTCACTGTAGGCGCTTTCCCCCATCACAATCGCATCATCGACGACGATCCCCAAAACCATGATGAAGGCAAACAGAGAGACGATATTCACTGTAATACCCAAGGCAGGCATTAACATCACCGCGCCCAGGAAACAGACAGGTAAACCGATCATCACCCACATAGCTAAGCGGAAGCGCAAGAAAATACTCAGCATAATGGCGACCAAAGCGGCACCCTGAAGCAAGTTTTTCAGCATCATGTCGAGACGCCCATTGAGGTAATAAGTCATGTCGACCAGTACCTTAAGCTGAACGTCACTTGGCAGTGTTTTGTTTTTCGCCTCGATGTATTTATGAACCGACTCAGCGACGGGAATAATATTCTGGTCGCGCGTCGCTTCTACGGACATGTAAATCGCGTTTTGTCCCGAATATTCAAAGTAACGCTCTTCTTCAGTAAAGCCATCTTTGATTGTCGCAATATCCTGCAGCAGAACTTTCGCCCCGTTAGCGCCTAACTTTACCGGAATATTTCTGAATTCATCACCGTGGTAATACTGGTTTTCAATACGTACTGCGATCATCCCAGAGTTGGTTTTGACTTCACCCGCTGAAAAGTTGGCAGAGTAACGTCGAATCGCGTCACTCACATCACTCAACGTGAGGTCGTACTTACGCAGCACAAGCGGATCGACTTCAATCGCGATCTCTTCTTCAGGCGCACTCACATACACCAACATGACGTTTTTCAGTTGCAGAAGCTCATCTTCAATTTGCTTGGCGATGGGCTTTAACTCTTCGAGTGGCCTATCACCAACGAGCCCCATCTCAATCACGTCCTGACGCCACTCAACTTGATAGACATTAATTGGCTCCATACCCGCAGGTAAATTGGACAAGGTATCAATCCGTTGATTCACATCATCAAGCACGCGTTTGATGTCAGCATTTACATCCACTTCAATAGAGACATAAGCACTGCCTCGACTCGCTCGGGATACGACTTTCTTAATGCCCGTAACGTCTTTTATCGACTCTTCTACTTTGACTAGAATGCTCTCCTCTATTTCCTGAGGAGAGGCGCCAGGATAGGTTGCGCGCACATCAATGTAGTTAACTTCGATGTTAGGGAACATCTGTCTCTGAATGAATAGATAGCTCACGATGCCCATGACAATGATAAACACCATCAGCAGGTTCGCGGCCACAGGGTTATTGGCAAAATAGGCAATTATGCCCTTTTGATTGGTCTCTTCCATGACAACTCCTACTTATTGTACGACGGTTTCGGAGTCGTCATTCTTTTTTGCGATTTGCACCGCCATGCCTTTTTGCGGGTACTCAGGCAGAGTTAACACCAGCTTATCGCTCTGTTCCAGACCGTCACCGACCAACATAAACTCGCCTTCCGCTCTCAGTACGGTAACAGTTCGAGGCTGGAGTTGGCTGTCATCATTGACAACCCAGACGGTGCGGTTTTTAACCAATTCTTGAGGTAAGCGATAAATGTGTTTGAGTTCTTTACCGGTAAAGCTGACTTCAACATAAGAACCAAATTTGATTGGTGGTTGCTTATTATCAATCCCGTATGGGTCCTCAACCTGAATCACCATATTGATCATTCGGGTTGCGCTGTCGATCATACCTAGGTCACGAACCACTTTGCCTTCACGCGTCGTCGATAAAATACCTTGCTGAGTGACGGTGGCACGAAGTTCATTGATAGATTCTGGTAAGAATGCACTGTCAAATCCAGCAATCGGCACATGTATTTCTGCTACTTCAATATTGTTGAGCGTAGCAATACGAGATCCAGATGTAACGAACTGGCCGACGCCGATATCTCGCTCAACCACTAGCGCATCGTAGGGTGCAATGACTTTGCAGTTTTCCAGATCACGCTTAGCACGTTTCAAAGACGCTTGTGCCGATTTCACCTGCGCCTCTGCGCTTAGTACATGCGGTTTACGTAAATATAAGTCCGTTACTTGTTTATCACTCAGTTGCTTAGCCTGACGCTTGGCGACTTCTGCTTTCGCCTTCTCCTCGATCAATGTTGCACGAGCACTGGCCAGAGCCGCCTCAGCTTGAAGCACTGCCGCCTCGTAGTTATCGCTTTCAATCGTGAACAAGATTTCACCGCGCTTTACGATACCGCCAGTGACAAAGTTAGGGTGCCAACTGATGACTTCACCGCTCACTTGAGCAGAGAGGTGAGTTTTCTCAAACGGCACCAATTCGCCATGGCTGGTAATCACCACTTTGTGGTCGGTAGGAAAAAGTGAAGATGCCTGAACCGTCGGCTCAGCAATGGCTTCTTTCGTCGACTCTTTTTCTGGAGCCGTTGCGGCTATTGCGGCATAACCTGCGTACGAGCCACCAGCAACAACGAAGGGTAAAAGCCAACGCAACATGGGTTTTGATAACATCCAAAAAATCCTTTTTTATTGTTTTTGTCACCGTTTAGCGCTTGATACGACCTACAGGTGTCACATACTGCCAGCCAACTCAAGTTCCTATGAGTAAACGGTGAGGTAGTTGTACCAATCTAAATAACGATTTGATCATCTCGCTATTCGGATTAGTTTTGCATCTGAAATAGACTATTCTGTTCATCTCCAAGTAAAGGTAAGCCCTGAAGAACCACCGAAACCTGGACTTCATAAGAGAACAACACTCACAAAGGCTTGAGACCGTAATCCACGGCAAATTATCCTTTAAAAGCTCATAAAATTAACAAAATTTTAACTCACTTCGCAAGTTGTGTATCCCTACTCACACATCCCATACGCAAGCTGCATGCCAGATATATAACCATTAAAAATCAATCAGTTACTAATATTCGTGCAATAATCCTAGTCATGTATAGGTGAGAAATACCAGATATTAGTGAATCCAACCAATTAGAGTAAAAACATTAATTAAATAAATGATTTTGTGCGTCTAAAAAAGCGAGCCAACACAAACTTCTGAGAGAAAAAATCAACTCAAGTCACAACCTAAGCGAGACATTTAGCGCCAGCAGCTAAAATTCTCCTGTCTAATGTGCGTGATTGTGTATTCAGCCCTGCACGTTGAAACCATTTGCGTATATACTCAGCTTAAGTAACGTTTTGTATTACAAGGATATGTTCATTGTCTCATATGTTTACTAAGCTCATTTTCACCTGCATGTTTACTTTTCTGTCGGCCTGTTCTGCAATTGAGTACAGAGACCCTAGTGAAAAGTCCACTACGTTTCAGTACGGTTACCAATCGGATTCAGCATTGGCGCACTACTTTGAGGCTTACGAAAAGGATCCGAAAACGGAGACTGGTTTTTATCCTCTTAACCAAGGTCACGATGCGCTTCTTGCACGTATCTCGCTGATTGAATCGGCTCAGAAAAGCCTGGATCTTCAGTACTATATCTATCGAGGAGATGAGACCAGTAATTTCATTACATGGCGACTGTACGAAGCAGCAAAACGAGGGGTTCGAATTCGCTTGCTGCTTGATGACATGCAAAAGCGGAACGATAAAATGATGGCCGCTATGAACGCCCATCCAAACATCGAAATCCGATTGTTTAATCCTCACCAATATCGCTCGGCAAGGCTATTCGGGTTTGCGACAGACTTCGATCGCCTGAACCGCCGAATGCACAATAAATCGCTTGTCGCTGACAGTGTTGCGGCGGTAGTAGGTGGTCGAAATATCGGCAATGAATATTTCTCGTTCGAATCTGAAGTCTCATTCGGTGACTTCGACTTGCTGCTTTACGGAGAAGCAGTTCAACAAACGGCAGACCAATTTGATCTCTACTGGAACAGTGTTTATTCCATGCCGATGGAGTGGGTTTTCCCTGGGTCTGAACAAATCACCGAGGCTGCTATCCAAACACAAGTCGAAAAGCTGCAACTGACTGATAAATTTACAAAAGGTCGTTATAACTTCAATATGCTCGACATGTATCAAGAGCTGAAGAAAGGCCAACTAACACTTTATTGGGGTGAAGGAGACATCTGGTTTGACTTACCAGATAAAGTGGCGACGCATGAAAGCCAGCTGGTTGGAAACTTATCCGAGCTACTCAAAAGTGTGGACCACTCGTTCGTGCTTATCTCCCCATATTTTGTGCCAACCGAAGCAGGAACAAAAGCGCTGACCAACGCCGCGAAACGAGGGGTGGATATTACGATCGTCACCAACAGCCTAGCTTCTAACGATGTCTTTGCAGTGCATGGCTGGTATTCAAAGTACCGAGAAGATCTGCTCGCTTCAGGTATCAAACTCTGGGAAGTAAAATCCAGTGCCAAACTTAAGAGCAAATGGAGCTTAACGGGTAGTAGCCGCGCGAGTTTGCATGCCAAAGCGATGCTAATCGATAAAGAGACGCTTTTTGTCGGCTCTATGAACTGGGATCCACGCTCGGCAAAACTCAACACCGAGATGGCTGCTGTGATTAAGCAACCAGAATATGTTCAAGACTTTCTGGCAACCTTACCTGAAATACTCAATAACAACGCTTACCGAGTGACGCTCCGCGACGGTGATATTGTCTGGACTGATAATAAAACAGGGCAGGAATATAACTCAGAACCTGAAGCAAGTATGTGGCGAAGAATGGGCTCTTGGTTCTCCGGTATTTTACCTATCGAAGATCAACTTTAACCTGCTTCGATCTTAAAACAGCGCCCTTAGTCGGCGCTGTTTTATTATTTAATCCAAAGGATAGACGACTTTAAACCGCTCTAAAACCAACAGCCTTTGCTCATGCCATTCAATACCTAACTCATCGCATTCGGCTTGGAAGAAGCGGGCATGAGCCTCTCGCCACCATTGTAGTGTTCTATCCCCTTCACCTTCTGCTCTCGCAAAGTCATCTCCTACCTCGCTGTATGGGCTGGTAGAAACTTCGGTAATTTCAATCACACAAACGGGTTCACCATCCCAATTCGTCACAACCTGAAGGTGCCCAACTTGAGGCATGGCTTCTCCGTGTTCGCTATACCAAAGCTCCATGCTGCAAGACGCTGTTTTTTGCCCTGTTCGAACCAGCTCCGCGCATAGGTTCGCGTTGTATTCATCAGCACAGTAATAATCTGCACTCATTGACGGAATGGCTTCTCGTTGCCGAGAATTAAGTAATACTAAGTACTGATCGAGGTAACTTTTAGCTTTGACGTCCATAACAAATGCCCTAACAATCAATAAGGTGGAAGAAGCTTAATGGCTCATAGAGCAAAGAACAATATTCTAGAATCTAAAAGATGATCTGTGCTCTGCTGTCAAAGAGTACAGTTGAACTGCAAAGGCAACGGAAAGTAAGGTAAATATTTCTTTTGTGAGAATTTTGCTAAACGTTTGTGCTATTTGCTATTGTTGCATGGTCTATCTGTATCCCTAACGCAAAAGGACGTTTTATGCGCTTATTCATCGGTATTTTTTTCACACTGATTCTGTCACTGCCAACCATGGCATCTGAAGAAAAATATTCAGAATCTGACTTGTTAGATAGACCGCTTATGGAGCGCTATATTTTAGACGAGCTTAAATCGCTACGTCAGGACTTCCAAAACTTGGAAAAACGCACGATTACTGAAATCACCGACCGTGAACTTAGCGTCGCTGATAAATCGTTAAACTACGCCAATGTCACCGTGACGTACTTCTTTTACATCATCGCAGGTGTTGCATCGCTGATCGCTTTCGTCGGTTGGCAGTCGCTGCGTGAATTTAAACACAACACCAAAGAGATGGCCGATAAGCGATTGGATAAGATCGCAAGCGAATATGAGAAAAAGTTTGTCGCACTGGAAAGAGACTTAAAACGCAAGACTCGCATCATCAGTGAGAACAACAAAGAAATCGAGAAAATCAACGAAATCCATAACTTATGGCTGCGCGCACAAAGCTCTCAAACACCTGAGCAGCGAATTGAAATTTATGATGAAATTCTGGTTATTCGCCCTGGTGATTTGGAAGCACTCACTTACAAGGCAGACGCCGCAATGGAAATTAATGAATACCATTGGGCACTGAGCATTTGTAATCGCGTTTTAGAAGTGGACTACACGAATGGCCCAGCACTTTATCAACGCGCTTGTGCCTATTCTCGATTAGGTGTTGAAGAACAAGCGATTGAAGATTTAGAGCGTGCCATTGAGTACAGCCCTTCGATTCGTGACCTGTTAGCTGAAGAGCGCGATCTTGAATTGCTACACGGCAACGAACGATTTGAGAAGCTGTTGCAGCTCCATCACGAGTAACGGAATAAACGACATGAGCCGTCACTTTAACCTAGAAGATGCCAGCCAGGTATTGGTTGGCGCTTTTGCTCTTGCAGTACCGATTTCTTTTTCCGAAGAAGCATGGCGCTTGGGTGAAAGCTTGCCGATGGCAAACCTGCTCATGTTGTTAAGCCTCTCAGTTATTTTTCTGAGTTTTTTCGCGTATCAGAGTGTATTCCAAAGCCGAATTCGCCATCGCGTATCCATCTTTATTTTCCGCGTTATCATCGCTTACACCATTGCGGCAGTTGTGGTTGCACTGGTATTGCTTTGTCTCGATAAACTTCCGCTCCTGACAGAGCCTTTGGTGGCGATAAAACGTATTATCGTCATCACGATGCCAGCATCTATGGGCGCGATTGTCGTCGACAGCTTCGATAAAGAGTAAGCCTAACTTCATTCATCCAACGTAAGGTTAGAGCCTGAATGATCTTTTCCTAACACATCTTCTGGGTTACGTAAGGCGCACGTTTCAAGCGATAGACAACCACATCCAATACAACCACCCAAATCATTCTGTAGTGCTTTCAACTGCTGAATTTTTTGCTCTAACTGCTCATGCCATTGGCTCGCCATTCTCTCCCATTGCGCTTTGTTCGGCGCTTGATGTTTTGGCAGGTTATCCAGCGCTTGTTTGATTTCTTCTAAAGACAAGCCTACCTGCTGCGCAGCCTTAATCACGGCAACACGGCGTAACACACTTCGATGATAGCGGCGTTGATTTCCCTGATTTCGCCAGCTCGAAATTAATCCTTTTTGTTCATAATAATGCAGTGCCGACACTTTCACTCCAGAACGTTTCGCTACTTCACCTACGCTGATTTCCATCCCTGACTCCCATTCCAATGATTTTGCAAAAAACACTTTACCTCAAGTTTACTTGAGGTTTTAGAGTGAGACCAAATCAATTATCGAGGCACAAATATGAAAAACAAAACTCAGCCTTATTTAATCGGAAGGTTCTTCGACAGCATATCGTCAGGCTTATTTATGATGGCACTTCCCTGGGTCATGCTGGCTTCGCCAGGAATGGGAACATTTGTCGCGTTAGTATCGCTTACCTGTACCGCAGTCTCTTTCTTGGTCACACCGTTCTTTTCCACTTTGACTGACCGCCATTCACGTAAAACATTGCTGATTGTGAATCAATGGGTACAAGCGGGAATGGCTCTGGTGGTATTCGCCGCATACGGGCTTGAGCTAGAGTCCCACTGGCTATTGGCTTTTGCGCAGTTGGTGTACTGGGTTTCCAGTAATGTTGCCTGGGCAACCAACAACGCATTTACTCAAGAAAACTATCAGCAACATGAGTACGCCAAGATTTCTGGTCAGCAGGAAATCGTTATGCAGTCCACGACTCTCGGCGCAGGTGCACTTGGCGTGCTGTTACTAGAAAAGTGGGGAATGATGGAGTTCGCTCTATTTGCGGCAACGGCGTCATCGTTGGCTGCCATTTTCTATATACTAACGCCTTACACTCGCCGATTGCGTGAATCACACTCAGTTTCTTTCATGAACCAACTAAAAGAGAGTAAGCACATCTTTAGCCGTGAGCCTTACTTTTTCGGGTTCATTCTACTTTCTTGCCTCTCTTATCCGGTGTTGACGTACTTAAGCAAATTAGTCCCGATTTGGTTCTCAGAGCAGGACATTACTGGTGATTGGTTTGCAGGCTTTAACATCAGCTTTGGCTTGGGATCCCTATTTACCGGGTTGATTGTTACGAAGGTACTTAACCGCCTTCCACACGCCCATATTATCTTCGTATCAATGACGATTCTTTCTCTTACCCTGATTGGCATGAGTTTCTCATTACATCCAATGGGTATATTGATGCTGATAGCCCTATTTGGTGTATTTAACGCATTAAACCGAATTGCGAGAATTAACTGGATGCATCACACGGTATCCATTCATCAGCGTGGCCGAGTGGATGGAGGAATCAGCATGTTCAGTACTACGGTGCAATCACTCAGCTATGTCGTCATTGCCATGCTGAGTCACTATGACATGACACGCTACGGCTTTATCTTCGCTGCCGTTGTCATGATGGTGGCAGTGGGAGCGATGTGGGCACTGCAAAAGAATATTGATGACAACAACGATTTAGCCCTCCAAACGGTAATGAAATGATCCGCACTAAAATTGGAAAATAAAAAAGGATGGCAGCCAACACTGTCATCCTTTTTGCTGTTAACGCTTAAACTAGCAAAACCTTAGAACCAAGTTTCCATCTGCAAAGCAAATATGGTTTCACCGCCTCGTCCCATAGTGCTTGCACTGTCATCCACGCTCACAGAGTAATTATTAAGATCATCACTCCAGTCAACATAGCTCACCGCAAAACGTAATTCTGGACGGTCGAAGAAACCGGCTGCTGTTGCCAGCTTCAACGTTGGTGCTACTGTCGCTTTGTAGAATCCGCCACTCGCTTGTACAACACTGTTGTCTAGGTCCATGTACTGGTAGGTTCCCTCGTAAACCATTTCAAAGTTTTCTGTTAACTCTTGAGCCAAACGAACGTTCAACGAAGCCCACATAAACTCATCATTGGTTTTCACACGATCCTGGCTGTACTCCGCCATCAGCGCTGGCGCCATTCTCCAGTTATCAGCAAAGCGAGTCACGCCATATGAAA encodes:
- a CDS encoding DUF2391 family protein, producing the protein MSRHFNLEDASQVLVGAFALAVPISFSEEAWRLGESLPMANLLMLLSLSVIFLSFFAYQSVFQSRIRHRVSIFIFRVIIAYTIAAVVVALVLLCLDKLPLLTEPLVAIKRIIVITMPASMGAIVVDSFDKE
- a CDS encoding MFS transporter gives rise to the protein MKNKTQPYLIGRFFDSISSGLFMMALPWVMLASPGMGTFVALVSLTCTAVSFLVTPFFSTLTDRHSRKTLLIVNQWVQAGMALVVFAAYGLELESHWLLAFAQLVYWVSSNVAWATNNAFTQENYQQHEYAKISGQQEIVMQSTTLGAGALGVLLLEKWGMMEFALFAATASSLAAIFYILTPYTRRLRESHSVSFMNQLKESKHIFSREPYFFGFILLSCLSYPVLTYLSKLVPIWFSEQDITGDWFAGFNISFGLGSLFTGLIVTKVLNRLPHAHIIFVSMTILSLTLIGMSFSLHPMGILMLIALFGVFNALNRIARINWMHHTVSIHQRGRVDGGISMFSTTVQSLSYVVIAMLSHYDMTRYGFIFAAVVMMVAVGAMWALQKNIDDNNDLALQTVMK
- a CDS encoding tetratricopeptide repeat protein; its protein translation is MRLFIGIFFTLILSLPTMASEEKYSESDLLDRPLMERYILDELKSLRQDFQNLEKRTITEITDRELSVADKSLNYANVTVTYFFYIIAGVASLIAFVGWQSLREFKHNTKEMADKRLDKIASEYEKKFVALERDLKRKTRIISENNKEIEKINEIHNLWLRAQSSQTPEQRIEIYDEILVIRPGDLEALTYKADAAMEINEYHWALSICNRVLEVDYTNGPALYQRACAYSRLGVEEQAIEDLERAIEYSPSIRDLLAEERDLELLHGNERFEKLLQLHHE
- a CDS encoding phospholipase D family protein produces the protein MFTKLIFTCMFTFLSACSAIEYRDPSEKSTTFQYGYQSDSALAHYFEAYEKDPKTETGFYPLNQGHDALLARISLIESAQKSLDLQYYIYRGDETSNFITWRLYEAAKRGVRIRLLLDDMQKRNDKMMAAMNAHPNIEIRLFNPHQYRSARLFGFATDFDRLNRRMHNKSLVADSVAAVVGGRNIGNEYFSFESEVSFGDFDLLLYGEAVQQTADQFDLYWNSVYSMPMEWVFPGSEQITEAAIQTQVEKLQLTDKFTKGRYNFNMLDMYQELKKGQLTLYWGEGDIWFDLPDKVATHESQLVGNLSELLKSVDHSFVLISPYFVPTEAGTKALTNAAKRGVDITIVTNSLASNDVFAVHGWYSKYREDLLASGIKLWEVKSSAKLKSKWSLTGSSRASLHAKAMLIDKETLFVGSMNWDPRSAKLNTEMAAVIKQPEYVQDFLATLPEILNNNAYRVTLRDGDIVWTDNKTGQEYNSEPEASMWRRMGSWFSGILPIEDQL
- a CDS encoding efflux RND transporter periplasmic adaptor subunit; translated protein: MLSKPMLRWLLPFVVAGGSYAGYAAIAATAPEKESTKEAIAEPTVQASSLFPTDHKVVITSHGELVPFEKTHLSAQVSGEVISWHPNFVTGGIVKRGEILFTIESDNYEAAVLQAEAALASARATLIEEKAKAEVAKRQAKQLSDKQVTDLYLRKPHVLSAEAQVKSAQASLKRAKRDLENCKVIAPYDALVVERDIGVGQFVTSGSRIATLNNIEVAEIHVPIAGFDSAFLPESINELRATVTQQGILSTTREGKVVRDLGMIDSATRMINMVIQVEDPYGIDNKQPPIKFGSYVEVSFTGKELKHIYRLPQELVKNRTVWVVNDDSQLQPRTVTVLRAEGEFMLVGDGLEQSDKLVLTLPEYPQKGMAVQIAKKNDDSETVVQ
- a CDS encoding efflux RND transporter permease subunit is translated as MEETNQKGIIAYFANNPVAANLLMVFIIVMGIVSYLFIQRQMFPNIEVNYIDVRATYPGASPQEIEESILVKVEESIKDVTGIKKVVSRASRGSAYVSIEVDVNADIKRVLDDVNQRIDTLSNLPAGMEPINVYQVEWRQDVIEMGLVGDRPLEELKPIAKQIEDELLQLKNVMLVYVSAPEEEIAIEVDPLVLRKYDLTLSDVSDAIRRYSANFSAGEVKTNSGMIAVRIENQYYHGDEFRNIPVKLGANGAKVLLQDIATIKDGFTEEERYFEYSGQNAIYMSVEATRDQNIIPVAESVHKYIEAKNKTLPSDVQLKVLVDMTYYLNGRLDMMLKNLLQGAALVAIMLSIFLRFRLAMWVMIGLPVCFLGAVMLMPALGITVNIVSLFAFIMVLGIVVDDAIVMGESAYSEIEEKGGGVENVVRGVKRVATPATFGVLTTIAVFAPFLLSSGIDSAFFYGIAGVVILCLVFSLIESKLILPAHLAHTNFKPIKVGGWRDRFNTRFFGFVNGTYRRFVTLCTHWRWSVFAIFCGLLAISAALVNSNYVRVIPNPKVPTDYPAITIEMNDTVSSEQTIDALKTIERVMQEVETQTIEEHGQGMIRDVLSYNRSRTEGRVLVPLVDEDLRPFNTFELARRWREAMPTIPGMKSIKIREQSAGGGDRDEFGYLLFGSNINELNEAGRYLIDRLQQQEGLYDISSSIDSGSKEVLLSLAPVAYDLGLDLTMIAQQVGGSFYGGEAQRLIRDGEEIKVMVRYPQLTREAFSSLRYAVITTPAGKKVMLGDVVQINEQPGVSTIRREGGYQTVYVYGSIDEELVEPEEVVKIIDESIMPDMKNQYPSVKTELGGDIEEQAAQRNEQILFFIAGMIIVYILLAVPLKSYTQPLIVMSVIPFSLTGAIWGHFWLGLDISMMSTFGLIAAAGVVINDSLVMTDYVNQVREKGMNIKQAVVEAGCARFRAITLTSITTFAGVLPIMFETSLQARFVIPMAVALGFAVLYATILTLVLVPCLYLMLEDIKNIFRAIKRFFSRLFARFKKQDDTSEAHVKASN
- the soxR gene encoding redox-sensitive transcriptional activator SoxR, which codes for MEISVGEVAKRSGVKVSALHYYEQKGLISSWRNQGNQRRYHRSVLRRVAVIKAAQQVGLSLEEIKQALDNLPKHQAPNKAQWERMASQWHEQLEQKIQQLKALQNDLGGCIGCGCLSLETCALRNPEDVLGKDHSGSNLTLDE
- a CDS encoding ASCH domain-containing protein is translated as MDVKAKSYLDQYLVLLNSRQREAIPSMSADYYCADEYNANLCAELVRTGQKTASCSMELWYSEHGEAMPQVGHLQVVTNWDGEPVCVIEITEVSTSPYSEVGDDFARAEGEGDRTLQWWREAHARFFQAECDELGIEWHEQRLLVLERFKVVYPLD